The nucleotide sequence AAAGCGAGGGGATCGCTAAAACTGCCAGAGGCAAGGTCATTGTCCAAGGGGATTCATGGGGTTTACCGCCACCATGACCATGGGCAGAATCATGCTCCAACTCTTTCGGATCCATCGCACCCGGCCCAAAGGCAATCCCACGAAACTCGCCTTCAAAGGTCATGAAGTACATCCGGAACATATAAAAAGCAGTCACACCCGCCGTCAGCCAGGTCAGCACCCACATGGCCGGATTAGCTGCAAATACCGCCCCGAGAATTTCGTCTTTAGACCAAAACCCAGCAAAGGGCGGAATCCCAGAAATCGCGAGACAGCCAATCAAAAACGTGGCGGAGGTAATCGGCATATATTTCCGTAAGCCCCCCATCACCCGCATATCCTGTGCTAAGGCCGGATCATGACCGACAGCCGCTTCCATGCCGTGAATCACCGAACCGGAACCCAAGAACAACATCGCTTTGAAATAGGCGTGGGTCATCAGGTGAAATAGGCCAGCGCTATAGGCTCCCACACCCATCCCCATGACCATATAACCGAGTTGGGAAATTGTGGAGTAGGCCAGGCCCTTTTTAATGTCGTTTTGAGTTAGGGCAATGGAAGCACCCAAGAACGCCGTAAATGCCCCCGTCCAAGAAATTAGTGTCATCACCGAAGGAATTTCTTCAAACACGGGGAACATCCGCGCAATCAGAAAGACACCCGCCGCCACCATCGTTGCTGCATGGATCAATGCCGAAATGGGTGTGGGGCCTTCCATTGCATCCGGGAGCCAGACATGGAGGGGAAATTGGGCAGATTTAGCCACGGGCCCAAGGAACACCAGAATTGCCAATAATGCGGCTACGGCTGGATTTAAGACACCGGAACTGGTCAATTCCTCCAATCGCTCGCCAATCACGCCAAAGTCAAAACTGCCCGTGGCCCAGAATAATCCGAGAATTCCGAGTAACAGGCCAAAATCTCCGACTCGGTTGGTGACAAAGGCTTTTTGAGCAGCTTCGGCGGCACTTTTACGGTCATACCAGAAACCCACCAGGAGGTAGGAACACATCCCCACCAGTTCCCAGAAGATATAAATCTGAACCAGATTCGGGCTAATCACCAGGCCCAGCATGGAGGAGCTAAACAAACTCAAGTAGGCATAAAACCGGACATACCCTGGATCGTGGGCCATGTAGCCATCGGTGTAGATCATCACCAGCAGGGCCACGGTCGTCACCACCACCAGCATCAACGCCGTCAAGTGATCAATCGTGTAGCCCATGGAGAGGTGAAAGGTTCCAGCCGCCGCCCAATCAATTAACTGTTCATAGGGAGCATGGCCCTGGAGTTGGCTGACAAAGATCGCAATGGAGTAGGTCATCGCCACCCCCAAGAGGGCAATGATCACCGCTGCATTGAGTTGACGCAACTTGTTCACGGTTTGATTAAAAGAAATCAGCCCCACGCCCACAAGCATCGCCCCCACCAGAGGCAAGACGGGAATCAACCAGGCGTATTCGTAAAGCGGTTCCATGCCAGCAACCTAATGATTATTCTTGGAATGTCGTAAATAAGCACGACCGCTAACATTGTG is from Synechococcus sp. PCC 6312 and encodes:
- a CDS encoding NAD(P)H-quinone oxidoreductase subunit 5 produces the protein MEPLYEYAWLIPVLPLVGAMLVGVGLISFNQTVNKLRQLNAAVIIALLGVAMTYSIAIFVSQLQGHAPYEQLIDWAAAGTFHLSMGYTIDHLTALMLVVVTTVALLVMIYTDGYMAHDPGYVRFYAYLSLFSSSMLGLVISPNLVQIYIFWELVGMCSYLLVGFWYDRKSAAEAAQKAFVTNRVGDFGLLLGILGLFWATGSFDFGVIGERLEELTSSGVLNPAVAALLAILVFLGPVAKSAQFPLHVWLPDAMEGPTPISALIHAATMVAAGVFLIARMFPVFEEIPSVMTLISWTGAFTAFLGASIALTQNDIKKGLAYSTISQLGYMVMGMGVGAYSAGLFHLMTHAYFKAMLFLGSGSVIHGMEAAVGHDPALAQDMRVMGGLRKYMPITSATFLIGCLAISGIPPFAGFWSKDEILGAVFAANPAMWVLTWLTAGVTAFYMFRMYFMTFEGEFRGIAFGPGAMDPKELEHDSAHGHGGGKPHESPWTMTLPLAVLAIPSLLVGLVGTPFHNYFEGFIHAPGEIIESLVVEDLTEFYVLGGASVGIALIGITVASLMYLQGKIRPAAIAEKIRPLYEFSLHKWYFDELYNAVFVNGVRRIARQVLEVDYNVVDGVVNLTGFVTMITGEGLKYFENGRAQFYALIIFLAVLGFVIFSFPF